A genomic window from Flavobacteriales bacterium includes:
- a CDS encoding DUF4386 domain-containing protein, with protein MNTNAQLQKLAGVSAIVGGLMILVFAISSETKGIFFVPEIYSGEPIDRWLQNISDNPSFVKWIMFLPMIGFSSMLLFGASLYQLIDGRKWQKTLALASYTIGVAAVVSAFASHHSLLNYVSGLLEAGEMSFFDIEKLIGSEVFRWNLFNDLIGPLFIIVLGTGFMSLAALRSGLLPKWLCFWAFIVSTLLFFSLLSAFIPGIEILGNAAPFHMLWLVVTGIYLLRLKPQS; from the coding sequence ATGAACACAAATGCACAACTTCAAAAACTGGCAGGAGTGTCGGCCATTGTTGGCGGCCTGATGATCCTTGTCTTCGCCATCTCTTCGGAAACCAAGGGAATATTCTTTGTCCCCGAAATATATTCTGGTGAACCTATTGACCGATGGCTGCAGAATATTTCAGACAACCCATCCTTCGTTAAATGGATAATGTTCTTGCCGATGATCGGATTTTCGAGCATGCTTTTATTCGGTGCATCCCTTTATCAATTGATTGATGGCCGGAAATGGCAAAAAACCTTGGCATTGGCGTCCTATACAATTGGGGTGGCTGCCGTGGTTTCGGCATTTGCATCACATCACAGCCTACTTAACTATGTAAGCGGATTGCTGGAGGCTGGGGAAATGTCCTTTTTTGACATTGAAAAATTGATCGGTTCGGAAGTTTTCAGATGGAACTTGTTCAACGACCTCATCGGCCCTCTATTCATAATTGTTCTTGGAACTGGGTTCATGTCGCTGGCCGCCTTGCGTTCGGGTCTTTTGCCAAAGTGGCTCTGCTTTTGGGCCTTCATCGTCTCCACACTTTTGTTCTTTTCATTATTGTCGGCATTCATTCCTGGTATTGAAATCCTCGGAAATGCGGCACCATTTCATATGCTTTGGCTGGTAGTTACCGGCATTTATCTTCTTCGTCTAAAGCCTCAATCTTAG
- a CDS encoding alpha/beta hydrolase produces the protein MRALQINARVAVVCVILALNAGFCFSQSQHCLADRYSQDALFDSTDIQVSEGVHFATSMRWPSSVMDSLRMDIYMPDQGIDPAEKRPLIVMTHGGAFLAGDRTDMAPYAMEMARRGFVTATISYRLGWECAATDVFGPCISCQSEAWRLKAAVYRAVQDNRAATRYLVHHANDLGIDTAFVFLQGESAGSITSLHAAFWDQTEAETFCSTCLDELGLLDTAGNNLTETFTIKSVINNCGGLANVNQGVMDGQNIPVIGFHTEWDCVVPYQSGPVLNCAPANCGAFFWVTGSDYIRARLNQNGICSNMNRRLANLNHCDYPFGAIIGKSSCFLKNILCDNCSSSVTDQIWNIPDCSAGGTISVEETEKEDLVTIIGNRLLFNHPEKIRSVKIYDVSMRLISVVHVSGSSEVQLPSSLRGCMFVKIDAENGPSEVKKWCNF, from the coding sequence GTGAGAGCTCTACAGATTAACGCTAGAGTTGCCGTTGTTTGCGTGATCCTTGCGCTGAATGCCGGCTTCTGCTTCTCCCAATCTCAGCACTGTTTGGCTGACCGCTATTCGCAGGACGCCCTTTTCGATAGCACCGATATTCAAGTAAGCGAGGGCGTTCATTTTGCGACTTCCATGCGTTGGCCAAGTTCAGTGATGGACAGTCTTCGGATGGATATTTACATGCCTGATCAAGGCATCGATCCAGCAGAAAAACGCCCGCTGATCGTCATGACGCATGGCGGAGCATTCTTGGCTGGAGACCGAACAGACATGGCGCCTTACGCCATGGAAATGGCCAGACGCGGCTTCGTCACAGCCACCATTTCCTACCGTTTGGGTTGGGAATGTGCAGCCACAGATGTTTTCGGACCGTGTATCAGTTGCCAATCGGAAGCATGGCGATTGAAGGCCGCAGTTTACCGAGCCGTTCAGGACAACCGCGCAGCTACCCGCTATTTGGTTCATCACGCAAATGACCTTGGAATTGACACGGCTTTCGTCTTTCTGCAAGGCGAAAGTGCTGGTTCCATCACTTCGCTGCATGCTGCTTTTTGGGATCAAACCGAAGCAGAAACCTTCTGCTCCACATGTTTGGATGAACTCGGTCTGCTCGATACCGCTGGAAACAATCTCACGGAAACCTTCACCATCAAAAGCGTGATCAACAATTGTGGCGGCCTCGCAAACGTGAACCAAGGCGTAATGGACGGGCAGAACATTCCTGTCATCGGATTTCATACCGAGTGGGATTGCGTGGTGCCGTACCAAAGCGGACCGGTGCTCAACTGTGCTCCAGCCAATTGTGGTGCCTTCTTTTGGGTAACGGGTTCAGATTATATCCGAGCGAGGCTGAACCAGAATGGCATTTGCTCTAATATGAACCGCAGGTTGGCCAATCTCAATCACTGCGATTATCCGTTCGGTGCCATTATCGGGAAATCAAGCTGTTTTCTGAAAAACATTCTTTGCGATAACTGCAGTTCATCCGTCACCGACCAGATCTGGAACATTCCCGATTGCTCGGCTGGTGGAACCATTTCCGTTGAGGAAACTGAGAAAGAAGACCTTGTAACCATCATCGGAAATCGATTGCTTTTCAATCACCCAGAGAAAATCCGTTCTGTCAAGATCTATGATGTTTCGATGCGGTTGATCTCAGTTGTTCATGTAAGCGGTTCATCCGAAGTTCAACTTCCTTCTTCGCTGCGCGGATGCATGTTTGTGAAAATCGATGCGGAGAATGGTCCTTCGGAAGTCAAAAAATGGTGCAATTTCTAA